From the Streptomyces nigrescens genome, one window contains:
- a CDS encoding tectonin domain-containing protein, with protein sequence MADWKQVSGGLTTISVGSRTHVWGVNSLGQMYRYTGHDSNPWVGIPGKAVDIGVAADGTVWHVNSGGGIYRYTGDQGSTDWVGVSGGLTRISVGSRTHVWGVNSLGQMYRYTGHDSNPWVGIPGKAVDIGVAADGTVWHVNSDGAIYRYTGDQGSTDWVGVSGGLTRISVGSRTHVWGVNSLGQMYRYTGHDSNPWVGIPGKAVDIGVAADGTVWHVNSDGAIYRYTGDQPS encoded by the coding sequence ATGGCGGACTGGAAGCAGGTCTCTGGCGGTCTCACGACGATCTCGGTGGGGTCGAGGACGCATGTGTGGGGGGTGAATTCGCTGGGTCAGATGTATCGGTACACGGGGCATGACTCCAACCCGTGGGTCGGTATCCCGGGTAAGGCGGTGGACATCGGTGTGGCTGCCGACGGCACCGTCTGGCATGTGAACTCTGGCGGGGGGATCTATCGCTACACCGGGGATCAGGGTTCTACGGACTGGGTGGGTGTGTCCGGTGGTCTGACGCGTATCTCGGTGGGGTCGAGGACGCATGTGTGGGGGGTGAACTCGCTGGGTCAGATGTATCGGTACACAGGGCACGACTCCAACCCGTGGGTCGGTATCCCGGGTAAGGCGGTGGACATCGGTGTGGCTGCCGACGGCACCGTCTGGCATGTGAACTCCGACGGGGCGATTTACCGCTACACCGGGGATCAGGGTTCTACGGACTGGGTGGGTGTGTCCGGTGGTCTGACGCGTATCTCGGTGGGGTCGAGGACGCATGTGTGGGGGGTGAACTCGCTGGGTCAGATGTATCGGTACACAGGGCACGACTCCAACCCGTGGGTCGGTATCCCGGGTAAGGCGGTGGACATCGGCGTGGCCGCTGACGGCACCGTCTGGCATGTGAACTCCGACGGGGCGATCTACCGCTACACCGGAGACCAGCCGAGCTGA
- a CDS encoding ACP S-malonyltransferase — translation MGRTEAQGWDSPTAPAVGRASGAEPRTAVLFPGMGRFDFASAGRFLVLDRYARDRLATADEVLGFSVLERFHDAGADYSEYAQLAFLIASLAAADRAEDRFGMRPDVCAGASFGQKAAAAYAGSLDFSDAVRMTAELARCEKEYFSTEHSDVVTHSVYRVPDEEFHALLDDMRARGEWFDISGVLERGFYMVSLRESRLEDFIRAVRDLGGYSMYTMRPPVHAGAFGALRRKAEAEVIAKYRIRAPRLPVISDADGTVVDSAEAMRTMLLDTFDRAIRWPDMVTSMTGLGVESLYVTGADDMFHRLNCTVRNFDVITVNPKNALRPGPPKLRARAA, via the coding sequence ATGGGTCGGACTGAAGCGCAGGGGTGGGACTCCCCCACCGCGCCGGCCGTCGGGCGAGCCTCCGGTGCGGAGCCGCGGACCGCCGTACTCTTCCCCGGCATGGGCCGGTTCGATTTCGCGAGCGCCGGCCGGTTCCTGGTGCTCGACCGGTATGCACGCGACCGGCTCGCGACCGCCGACGAGGTGCTCGGCTTCTCCGTACTGGAGCGCTTCCACGACGCCGGCGCCGACTACTCCGAGTACGCCCAGCTGGCCTTTCTGATCGCCTCGCTCGCCGCCGCTGACCGGGCCGAGGACCGCTTCGGTATGCGGCCGGACGTCTGCGCCGGGGCCAGCTTCGGCCAGAAGGCGGCGGCCGCGTACGCCGGTTCGCTCGATTTCTCCGATGCCGTACGGATGACGGCGGAGCTGGCGCGCTGCGAGAAGGAGTACTTCTCCACCGAGCACTCGGACGTGGTGACGCACTCCGTTTACCGCGTCCCGGACGAAGAGTTCCATGCCCTGCTGGACGACATGCGGGCCCGGGGTGAGTGGTTCGACATTTCCGGGGTGCTGGAGCGCGGGTTCTACATGGTGTCCCTGCGCGAATCCCGGCTGGAGGATTTCATCCGGGCCGTGCGGGACCTCGGCGGATACTCCATGTACACCATGCGCCCGCCGGTGCATGCCGGCGCGTTCGGTGCCCTGCGCCGCAAGGCGGAGGCGGAGGTCATCGCCAAGTACCGGATCAGGGCGCCCCGGCTCCCCGTGATCTCGGACGCCGACGGAACGGTGGTGGACTCCGCCGAGGCGATGCGGACGATGCTGCTGGACACCTTCGACCGGGCGATCCGCTGGCCGGACATGGTGACCTCGATGACCGGACTCGGCGTGGAATCCCTCTATGTCACCGGCGCCGATGACATGTTCCACCGGCTGAACTGCACGGTCCGCAATTTCGACGTCATCACGGTCAACCCGAAGAACGCCCTCCGTCCGGGACCACCGAAACTCCGGGCCCGGGCCGCCTGA